The genomic DNA aatgTTGATCGTGTTGTTAGAGGTGGGCTTGACCACCTGATGACCTTACCCTTTGCTTCGCATCCTCTTTTAGAGAtgatttgtatatatttaattatcaaCTATGGAGCGTAACTTCAATTAAAACCCTTGTTATAAAAGGAGCTCTTACAAACACACTTGTTGATTCGAACAAAACTCTGTGCAAAGCTTACCTATACATTTGTCATTTgcaaaaatatttacagtttcataatttagttttgaaaagcttttaatgcattttaatatcgattaaataaagtagaaaacatttaaaacatattattaattaaaatatcatTATATAATAGAATTTAAAACAGTACACGAAGCAGACTGGGCATGCTCTTCTCTACCAAAGCTTATTCGTCATCATCGATCCATTTGCTTTCCACGAACTTTAAATTAGCAATTTCTGAATGAACATGGATATTTAATGTCCCCATCCCAGTAATGAAATGTTCATAAAATATGGTAATGATACATCTGGTGTGAACACAGTCACTCTAAATCAGGTATGGACTTTGTGATAGATTAGCCTTTCACAAAAGACAATGCCTTGATGTGTAATAAGGGGAAGTAAGAGGTGACTGAGAGTTTCTCTGACGCACAAGGCTTTACTGAGCACAGCAAGAGCTCTATGGACTGCATGCGCATGCGTGCTTCACCCAATGTGTCGTAATATAGAGGTCTATGCTTTTGTATTCAGTCTTTGCACTATGTTATGAGTCACATTCACTAGTGCTCTGGTGGACAAAGTAAAGTACCATCACTTGGATTACACACTGCGACTCAACAGCGGAAACATGTTCTTGTTCTCAAACAAATTATTGATGTGTTACATGACAAGATGTTTTACAGCATGTATTGAAATGGATGTGGCAGCAAGCCTGCACCGGCATGTTACTCCTTTCTATAATGCAGATTACAGGCAGACAGGAAGTAGGTTTACATAAGGTAATAAATGCTGTAAACATAACGTGACGTGTGCAGTCTTGATTCCATtacattaacaaaacaaaaaaatcctcctATAATTACTGCTGAAGCTGAGCAATGACCACATGCAATAGCATGTCCATACAGCCATTTTCATTAGAAATGATTGCTGtgctgtaaatatatttatcaaaTTACAAAACTGATACACTTCTATACAACATGCCTGTCTCACTGcaatctatttttaaataccaTTTTGCCTCATTAGAGTTGAATTTCTGGCTCCTACTGAAAATGTACATTGTGGATGCCCTAAGAACGACCTCATAAAAACCCAGTccactaaaaaaataaaaccagttcAATAACTCTGAGTGAGGATCTCCTTTATGATCAGAAAGGCCACGGCAGCTTCACCGCTCTTCAACTCTTATCGTGATTAATACGTGGCCAACCGATTTTACAGTTCACACAAGCGTTAATAATTGATATTAAAAGGTACCGACCATCATAATCCTTCTGAATCTATAAAATGGAAGATGCAAAGGATATGCACATTCACTCTTAAGTCAGCAGATAAAGTGAACTGGAAGACTTTGAGGGGTCATTTCGGTCTAGAGAAACGTGGAGAAAGTTAATATGAGGAAAAGAATACTTGTCCCATACCAATCTCAAACAATTCCTAACCAAACCTAACCTTTGCAAAGAAGATAGTGTGCTAaaagcatgatttttttttctctttgaattATAAAATTTCAACAACTGAAAAGATTCAAGAGGAGCTAAAAAGTGCCATGTGGCTAAAGATGCATAAAACTCAGTTACTTGACTAAAATTAAactctgtacacacaaacagagaaataaacatattcTTAACAACATTTATAAATCTCCATTATCAAACTACATGAGCCTCCTTCCCACAGATGGATGTAGACTCACCCTTAATCATCTAAGATCACTAAGACgaataaaattcaataaaatattgaCATGAAGGAACTGAATAAAGATGCATGGTTACGGACACCAGCtgtatgctgctgcatgttatttttatatttgtgtctaCAGACATTGACAGAGATGAAGATTGGCTTTCCCGCTGGGACATGCTGTACACAAAGATAGATTCTGATAGACAGACGctgacatctgtgtgtgtgtgtggttgtcacAGAAATGGATGTGGAGCACGGATTCTATCGGCAGGTGGATGTTCATGACCACGCTCACTACATCGTTGCCTTCTTTGTTTTGGTGATCGGAACAGTAGGTGTTACTGGGAACACCTTGGTCATCTATGCTTTTTTCTGGTAAGTGTTGGGGTTATGGTAAATAATGTGCTTGTTTGTCATCTTAACTCTGAAGCTCTTGCTATAACCAggagttttgtgttgtgttttgtctcttgtctAAATATTAACCTCTTCTGATTAGCTGACCAACCACAGGGGACAAGTTGTAGCCTATCTGGACAGTGGGTCTGGGTGGGCTGTGCTGGGCTGCGGGCAGTGACCTTAAAGTTGTGGCATCACAACCATATTGAAGTCCTGACAGCTCTTTTAATGGCAGAATTTATGAATATGGGGAAACCAAAGGGACTAATGCCAAAAAAACATCTAACATTTTGATTGAAATTACTTGCAACAGTAACTAGACATCTAAATGAATCTAAATACTATCTGACAGACAAATTCCCAGAAGAGGAGGATTACACAGGCCCATCCTTTAGCATGACAGCAGGTTAATCAGTCAGCAACAGCATGACCTACATTTGACACTGCAACaagcctctttttttaatcacatttctgAGAAGTCAAGAAGTGCACAGTGCTCTACTGTTCAAGTTTTGTTAGAACTCCAAAACAAGCAAGTTCACAGAGGCTGTTTGCCTGGGGACTGTTCCAGTAATGAGACAACATCACACGTTAAATGCTCTCTTTAATGCCATATTaccagaggtggaagaagtcATCAGATCTTAAAGGTCCGCCTTGTAAAAATAGCAGTAtctcactgtaaaaacactttctcacaagtaaaagtcctgcattcaaaaatCTCTGTGGAGTAAAAGTGCAGAAGTATTATCAACAAAATGTTCAACTGATGCTTCTTTTAAGTATTTTACATAGTgtactgttgggtagtttaatctataaaattaattttatcatAATTATCGTTCTGtatgtaaaatcaaaacaataatctaaaataactagtaactatagctgtcaaacaaatgtaatgGTTTAAGtttaagtacaatatttcccacTAAAATATAGTGgtcagtacttgagtaaatgtaattAGTTATATTTACGCCACTGTATATTACAATATCAAATCATTTGTTAGATATATAATAGAGTTGATTATATAACCCTGCACAGAGTGTGCTGCAGTGCTTGGCAGAGATTTAGAGCTCTGAACTGGGGAAACTGTGTGTTCTTGCATTGGGAAGCGCAGGCAGAGAGAGGTCTTCACAGCAGCCTGCAGGCATCCAGTATCTCAGTGATTTTCTAACAGTACTGGATAAATCAATGCATAAATTCAATAATTCAGTCAGCTACTTCCTTATTTCCATTGAATCAACACTGTGCTACCACCTAAATCACATAAAGCTTAATAACTATTATGTGCCCCACTCTACACTGACATCAGACAATTCAACTAGATTTTCAACTGGCTGAATAACAAGTCTGTATTGTATAATGTAGATTTTCACACATGGTGTTAAAAGATAGCTGGTGTGATTCATGTGTAATGATGTTGTGTCTGACACCGCTGGGAGCAAGACTTTGGTATTTATTTCTGGATGACAGAGAGAATACATGTGGTTCAGCAGAGTTGACCACCATTAAACCTTTAGAAAGATTCACATATGCAGATTGTATTCTAGCACAACATTTCAGGCAAATCTATATggataaatgactaaataaataaattaacacatGTATCAAATATATAGGAGAAGTCTGTAATGATCCTATTTTATAAACTAAACTGTAaccctgaaataaaaaataatacaaaaaacaacaaaaatgagtATATAGACAGTGGCTACTCCTGGGTATATAGTGGTGTGTCCACTGAATGCACCGAAGAACCATGTGTTAGATAACATCCTGAGCCTGACATGTTTTCTGCATTAAGGTCTAATCTCCAGTGTTACACGTCTATATCTTTAAATGTCTCACCACTCGATTTTTCCAGTCACTCTTGGtcagtacacacatacacaaatacactctACCGTCTTGTCCTTGTGCAAGGTTTCCTCTTTGAGGCCTTTATGTAGTTAGTAAACAAAGCAGGGCAAGGAGGTCAATGCCCGAAAGGTGTCAATGATAAGTGGAGTTATGGCATTATATGAATTCTGTTCTAAGATTTACAAGGAAATATCATTATGTTCATTCAGCTGAATCAAATATTCATCCCTATACACCATTTATGTCACAGTAGATAAGTATAATGTAATGAATGTGAGTTTAAATTGCTCACTGACACAGTTTACACTGACTATTTGCAGATGAAAGTCATCAAAAGCTGCTAGAAATAGTGAATATTCTAAAGTCTGCAtttacattgcattacatttacacatacTGACAAGTCCTCCACACAGCCCGACATTCTGGGGGCTTGTTTCAGTATAACAAAGCCTTTAGCTATGATTTACACACTATATTGCCAAAAGGCAATCTGAAGTATATTTGTGTGCAGTGAGCTGCAGCATGCTGAAACAACTTTATTAGGTGTacacaattattatttcaacatGGCCACCTGTGGCTGGTTGCAGTCTTTCGAAAAGTAGCCCTCTGGGCCTAACATGGGTCGCtagttcaataaaaaaacaaaggcatTGGGTTGTTCTTCTGTTATTTGTAGGAGACACAAAGATGCTTTGAAAGGTTACAGAAATCAATTTTTTGCATTTACTTTGCACCCTGACTCATGCCAATAACCAAATTATGTCAATACTACTTAGAGTTTTTGAATATCCCCTGTAAGCCAGGGGCATCcacacttcttttaaagagCCAATGTGccatttgacaatgtgaagatgcccgggggccaatgataacattttaaaaattgaggaatgaacaataaaagttacatacaaatgaacTGTTCtataacaattttattttcattgtcacattttttttttaaatggcaatcAATGgccaaatctaagccaatcaggcatGAACCGTCTAAAAAACAATTCTGTTCtgataacacagaataaattgTACGCaatacgttaaacttgcatgaagttgatacaaatcttaacctcatgttcattttaaacatgacttattatgaataatgcaaagtctgttaacatttaagtttaaaaacatatcactcttgctcttgtctttcacaagatcattcagaaagtaatattttgtgtcacatctatatatatataaatataatccTAGCTgaccataaataatatattataaaaattaagcttCAGGCCATGCGGGCcatgattggcccccgggccgtacttAGGACATCCCTGCTGTAGGCCCTCTAACAATGCATCTTAAATCAAATGGTTGTGGACATCAGCAAGAAAACTGCTCATTATCGTTGCCAAAATGAGTCAACAAGGGAGTGCACTGGACAGTCCATTGGTATTAAATGTATACATGTGTTGTCCGTTAGTTAATATTAGTGTGTTTACTTCTGATCTTGTGATTCCTCCTCTTAAGAGAGAGTAAAAGCATTAGAATGACAGCATTATTGAAAGTGAGTTGTTAGTCGTGCCATTGTTACCGATTTCCATTCCCTTGCTTGGGACGTGGACAAAAGCTTTGATGGTTGTGGATTCCAGAGGCACTGAATGGATATTGTATTGACCAGGGTATGAATTGCTTCCCTCTACATGTGTACACCACTCTAGGATAAGTTTCTTGTTGTAATGAAACCTCCAATGTGTATGATTATTTGAACACGACAAAATAATTGTTATTGTGTTGGAAGTCCATGTTTCAGCTGTAGAtctgcagctgtctgtgttACTTAATCTATTATTAAACTATTTTGTAAGCAACATATTGTTTTGTTCTATAAGATACTGAGTGCTTTGGAATTgagaatttttaatcatgtgTTTCAGCAACAAGAAGCTACGAACTCCGCCCAACTACTTCATTGTGAACCTGGCAGTCAGTGACTTCCTCATGGCAATTACACAGTCTCCCATCTTCTTTGTTAACTCCCTTTACAAGGGATGGATTTTTGGTGAAACAGGTATTTTTTCACATTCCCCATGTAAtattttaagtgtgtttttattgaattatgCATATGCATATTATTTTAGAATCAGTGATTGTTGTTAATATGTTTAGTCGTGATAAATGCAtgtacaatacatacaataatagcttatagttgtttttttcagtcataTTACTTATCTCATAGTTTTCCAGTTAGAAGAAGAAACttgctgaaatgttttcttctttcctttttctccacAGGCTGTAAAATGTACGCCTTCTGTGGAGCTTTATTTGGAATCACTTCCATGATCAACCTTCTAGCCATCTCTATTGACCGATACGTTGTCATCACCAAGCCTCTGCAGGCTATACAGTGGACGTCCAAGAGACGCACCTGCCTCATTATCACACTGGTCTGGCTGTACTCACTAGCCTGGAGCCTTGCACCACTATTGGGATGGAGTAAGTGACTTAATTTAGctatactctttttatacatttagaCCCTTTACACCTTCGTCTCAtccattttttcatttttatctcaaGGTTCGTACATACCAGAGGGCCTGATGACTTCATGCACATGGGACTATGTGACATCTACTCCTGCCAATAAAAGTTACACTTTGATGTTATGCTGCTTTGTATTCTTCATTCCTCTGGGCATTATATCCTACTGTTATCTGTGCATGTTCCTGGCGATCCGCCATGCAAGCAGGTGAATGAATTAACACAGATGAATATGTTGCACATCGATGCATTTTTTCTTTACTCTTTTATATAATGCTTCTGTAGGACTATCTATTGCTAttgaaagcttttatttttatgtaaatttaCTAACAACAGTTAAACAAATTCAGTTGGACTATAAAGATCAAGTGATGTGTGACTGGAAATGTTGAATGTTATATGTGGCTTTAGATATCTATCGTTTTAGCTATATAGAAATAGTATAGTTGAACAACTACTTATGTCTAAACTGAGTGTTCGAGTACTTATGCCCATCACTAGTTCACATGCCATTTTTGTCTCTCCACAAGTAGCTTTCAATGCACATCTGTAGATTTGACATATTTAATTTCAGGGGACAATTTTAAGCTCAAATCACCAAGTAACTATAGAATTAACCTTTAGTAATGACCTCACAGGAAACATAACCTTTAATTAGAAGGAAAGTTTTGCCTCCTGTAAGGTTAGCATCGTTTCTCATTTGTGGAGAAGGTACAAGTGTAATCTCAACTTCAGTCCTGTGATGGTTAACATTCTGTAGGGCATGACCTTTAAAAGTAGTTGCTTTGCTTCTAATCATCCTAGTCTCTTTGCCTGCTCTGTCCAATTATAactacatattatatattatattttatcttcCATGCTGGTGATGGGTTTGCTATCTCTCAGGAGGTTCTAATCCTCTTAATCCTGCCTCGGAGTAGGAATAAGTAAAATCAGATGTACCCTGCATTGTTGCCTGCTTGCCCTGTTTGTCCGTTGTCTGTTTTGCCCTACTGTATTCAATTTTCGTCCTACATTCCCTGTCCAAACAAAGACTCTAACTACTGGATTTTTATTGTAGGGACAAAATCAACTAAACAAAAGCACCTTTACCGTACAAAACACTCTGTATGCTAGGAagactctgtctgtcttaccCACTACCCAATTGAAACACACATACCTACAATTATCATCAGTGACAGAGTGATAAGCGTGCTACTCAAACACATCCCTTGCTCTTACAGTCCAATGAATTGCATAATACACTGCCTGTCTGTAAGGACTGCATTAAATATTCTAGTCAATTTAGTCCCTGAATAGATGATGTGTTGGATGAAAtttcttttctccctgctcAAACAGAGATGTGGTGAAGTTGGGGTCTCAGGTGAGGAAGTCGAGCCTGATCCAGCAGCAGTCCATTGCTACTGAATGGAAGCTGGCCAAGATCGCCTTCGTGGTTATCATAGTGTTTGTGCTTTCCTGGTCGCCCTATGCATGCGTCACCCTCATCGCCTGGGCTGGGTAAATATACCACATGACAAGGGTTCTTTATGACCACTAATTTATTTGAATAGTCTAACTGCTTTTGTTGTGTACAGACAGCATGGTAGACGCTggtagaaaacataaaaaatataggATGCTTGCTTGCACTGTAATTCATTTCAGACATTAACCATGAACCATATTCTACCTCTTGTAGAATATGATTATACTTGTATGTGAAATGCTATGCAATAGGGTCAGACGTTAGTAACAGTATTGCCACAGTTGTACTCTTTACAAATGCTTTACTCCTTGCAGATATGGAAGCATCCTCAACCCTTATTCCAAAGCAGTCCCTGCAGTTATAGCAAAGGCTTCGGCCATCTACAATCCCTTTATCTACGCCATCATTCACTCGAAATATAGGTGAGTGCAGTCATACAACTAATCAGTAACCTAAACTTGAAACAGAATGAATAAGTTTTGCTGAGAGATCATCATTTATCAACAGGGACACCCTGGCAGAAAAGGTTCCCTGTTTACACTTCCTATCCCAGGCATCCAGGAGGGACTGCATGTCAGTGTCACACAGCGACTCCTCCTTCAGGGACTCAGTGCTGAGCAGACAGTCATCAGTCTCCAAAGCCAACTTTCACAGAGTTTCCTCCATGTCTACAACAGACACAGTAAGTGGAGctttttttgctttgaggtcCATCGTGTAAGATTCTATCTATTAGACAGAATCTTACACAATGGACtcagaaatctcagaattgcctttacacagactttaaattctTTTCATAGGAACTGTATAAATTCAGATTGCTTTTCTAATTGCCACATTGTCTGGCCCAAGAGAGGCTGtaaaaaaggaataaataaaaaagcccTCAAGGAACAGCTTCACAATTCAGGAGACCTGCTCAGCAATGGCAGATAGACATATGATGATGAATAAACATTATACTCATTTCCTTGAATGGATATTCACTGCTGGGTTTGCTAGATGTGTCTACATCTTGAAAATAATAAGTCATAGAGTCACATTGGTAAATTCTTACCTTGATTTACATATGAATGTGCATATCTCTCATAGCAGCTGTGGAGTGATGTGGAGCTGGACCCTATCGACCATCGTCTGAGATCCAGCTATTCCCTTGGAGGTCTGAGGGACAAAGAGTACAACTCATTggctaaacaaacaaataaaatgggAAGCCAAAGTCAGGAACAGGTAAGGTAGGTCCTCATTATTACATTAGTTGATTTTAGACTCAAATaatatttaagtaaaaaaaaatatataaaggaATAACATGTCACCACAATCATGTATTCAGAAAAAGACCTATGTCATGTCCATTACTTCTGTACTTTATTTCAATTCTGTTTTAGACTTCCATCCCAGAGCGAGGCCCAATGAAAAGATGTGACCACAACATATCGCCTGAGTCTTTTCACACAAtaatgaggagagaggaggagaatcCTCAAacttggaaaaaagaaaagcaagaatacaaacaagaaagagagagtgaacagAAAGAGGAACAGCATGTACAGAAGGAGATAGAAGAGAAAGAGGTCCTCATTCAGCCAGACACTCTGGAAAATATTGTATGTCTGCACACCGATGCAATCATCACACCTGGCTCAACAAAAAGCCCTGTGAACCACCGTTATTGTGAGGAAcaacaaagcacacaaaacataaagaaagatCTGCTGCTCAATTTACAGTCTTTGGACAGTTTTGATCAACTATCCGAGTCTGTTCCAggaagctaaatgttaaatctgtttatttatctatgtGGTTATGTGTTTACTGTGACACATGGGAGCAGACAAGTTTGCTGAGATCATTTAAAGCAGCTGCTCAACTGTTTCACCATGCAGTGCAACTAAACTACGCACAAAAAGTATGGAAATTAGTGTTTggtagattatttctttgtttctttgtaacaATGCTTCTTGGCAATAAATCTTACACCACTGGAAAGcctttttatttcccttttaaatgCTGCCTCATTTGTAAGGAACATGCCTTTGTgggatgagcagcagagctgaataTGTGGTTTGTGCCCATGAAAAATTTGCCAAATCTTCTCCGACAATGCCAAACAGCTTTTCTGTTGTGGCTGTGACAAcatttaaaagggaaataaacAGGCTTTCCAATGGTGTAAGATCTATTGCAAAGAAGCAttgttacaacaaagaaataatctaccAAACACAAATTTTCTTACTTAGTACTTTAAATACGATTTTGTGCATTTGTAcaaatttgttcatttattttttatttatattcttataTGCACTTTAGATCTAGATCGTactgtttatattatatattttatatattattatttgcagAAAATTCCTACCATGAGCAAGCAATGGCGATGGTAGCAACAAACAGAAACCTAGAGCGGTACTCATTGGTCATTGGTGGGCAGACATCTGCTGTGACTGGTTGAACTAGTTCTTAGAGATAGTTTAGGAGGATCTGTTAGCAGAATAAAGtatgtttcattagtgtttaatcatcTGAATATaacaattgttgtttttataaccTTGGAATAAGCCCTTTAGAGAGAGTGGGTTCTCTTACACGTCCACCATGttgcaccaccatgtttctactgAACAGAACATTACTTCAAGTTTTTGCAAAATAgaaacaattatttaaaaaataccaaTCATATTTAGTATCAGTGTGTTACAAAGAGACCAAagagtgttttttaaagaggtttCCTGTGTATTTTGTGAGGAAGCTGATTTCACAgaagtgtttagtttgtaacTAAGTCCAGTTACTAGCCTTGCTCATTTACATTATCACTGAGAAGATCTGGTTACTATTTAATGTGAATGTCATGTCTAGGATGCACTATTAGCATGATTAAGTCTATAATTAAATGAGTTATTGTACGACTCATTATGATGTACTGTGTATGACACCGTGTCATTATGTGCTGTATCATGAGTTCAGGCACTTTAGTAGTCATGCATTACAACACAATGACGACATTCATTCACTTCAGTTACTTTGGAAATGTGAAACATATTTGATCACAAGTCATAGAGATACTTGACACCCTTATGTAACATATACCATCACCTGTTATGATCAGTCTGAGTTTATAAAGTTTATAAAACAAAGTACTGCTGCATGTTTGGTGCCTTTTACCTCTGACCATCTGAAGCACCAGCATGGTCAAGTCTGAAGTCAAAATATGAACCTGTTGCATGAATGATTCAATCAGCGGAGGCTGCTACACTACATCATGCATCGTTTTTACTCATATACGTGTGTAATTACATGGTACAGTTGCCTCAAAAGCTGGGGATATTTATCTCGAGCGacaataaaagtttgttttcgTCCTTCAGATTCAAACACCCATAAATCCCCCTTTTGAACAGTCTTTGAACTTCAATTTCAGGATTTCCTTAGGAGATTATGTAAAGATGATCCAGAGGTATGTATAACAGCCTCACGTAAAACACTACACACTTCGCTGGTTTAATAAGTATTGCACAGGAAGATTTTGCTGCTGGGCTTCCCATCAGTTTATAAGCAGATATTGacatgacattacattacattgcatttagcagacgcttttagccaaagcgacttacagaggaggacataagctgaaaCGTATATGTAGCTGAAAGAAAACCTAGCAGACCGAAGCAGCAGAATGCAAACTGCAGTTATTGGTAATCTGCAGAGCAGGCCGTGCATTTTACCATGTAAAAATCAATCCGTGTATGTTTACTCAAATAAATATCACACTGCAAAAAAGGGATGCGCTGAAATAGGCAGTCATGTGATTTCCTTAAGAAAGTCAGTTTAAAGTGTGAAACAGCActgtgattaaaatgtttaacaatGCTGACACCCTGTGCGGTCTGAGGGATTAAGGGCGTTTTGTCAATCAAATAAGTacgtagctttttttttatctgcatacAATTTAAACTTTGTGTACAGACATATCATCTAATAGATGGAGCATAAAGATGTTCTCCTACAGCTGGCAAACTTCTTACGAAGTAGACCAGACCAGCTGTTGGAACATTAGAGACtgcaaacattattttttatttgttttaattatcagTTAATCTGTCGATTACTTCCTTTTGTCTATAAACTagtaaaattttaatttttttttacattttttccccATTGTCCAAATTCTTACGTTTAAATAGCTCAAAGCAGGAACAGATTTTTGCCAAACAAAGATTATTTAGatattaaaatgctgcagaTTCATATTTTGTCAATTGACTTATCAGTTAAACGTCTATTATACTGGGTAGCAAAAATGTGCTCAAAACTTTCAACTGTAGTCtgttcattttagtttttattttttgttcccTACCTCTGAAAATattgacctgatggtggtgctagaggacaGGTCGAAGGAACCACAGATATCAACAAGTTATGTGAAAATTTAAtcttactttttaaaaattttgtTGATTATATCTGGACATTCTGAGTCATATATTGTTGCTTATTTTAAGTGTGACAAGTCATGAGTTGGTGACAGCTCAGTGAGGTTACAAAAACTTGAGAAATTAGTTTATTaagagtgttttgtttgtttgttctgatgGTCAGAACTTTTCAGTCACAGTTTTATCCTCATTGCTTCACTGAGTTGGCTTTGGCGTGAAAACCTTAGCCTGTGGTGTGATGACAGCACGATAAGTGAAGTGAAGATATCCATGTATGAACCTGCCTGCTTGCAGAGGAGGGCAGGATTAACAGCACACTCCCTGCCCTGAGGCCATAAAATGTGCAGTGGCTTACAATCAACAGAAAGCATGTACTTTCTTTGCTGCCCACTAGAGAGCAACACCATGCCACTAAAATTGTGTTGAACATAGAGACCCACTTCACTTCCATATCACTGTAAtgaaaaataactaataaaaatatataacgGTGCCAAAAGCTTTACAGGGAAGGATATAACATTTTATGTGATCTTAGGATCAGATAAAGAGACATTTAAGAGAGGCTTCTGAATATATATCATGCAGGAAGGTTTCAGTGAACAGGTGGCATAAGCGTGTGATTTAGAGGACTTCTAGAGGCTATAATTTGTGAAAAAGGGCCCATTTAAGAGCTTACATAGCTACATAGTGATTGAGGTGCACTCAGCCGTTATATAAGTGACACAGACATTAGCATTAAGATGGCTCTGGGTTGTGGAAATCACTGCTGATTATACtgtgcaaaaaacacaaaaatatgtctTTG from Larimichthys crocea isolate SSNF chromosome IX, L_crocea_2.0, whole genome shotgun sequence includes the following:
- the opn4xa gene encoding opsin 4xa, whose product is MDVEHGFYRQVDVHDHAHYIVAFFVLVIGTVGVTGNTLVIYAFFCNKKLRTPPNYFIVNLAVSDFLMAITQSPIFFVNSLYKGWIFGETGCKMYAFCGALFGITSMINLLAISIDRYVVITKPLQAIQWTSKRRTCLIITLVWLYSLAWSLAPLLGWSSYIPEGLMTSCTWDYVTSTPANKSYTLMLCCFVFFIPLGIISYCYLCMFLAIRHASRDVVKLGSQVRKSSLIQQQSIATEWKLAKIAFVVIIVFVLSWSPYACVTLIAWAGYGSILNPYSKAVPAVIAKASAIYNPFIYAIIHSKYRDTLAEKVPCLHFLSQASRRDCMSVSHSDSSFRDSVLSRQSSVSKANFHRVSSMSTTDTQLWSDVELDPIDHRLRSSYSLGGLRDKEYNSLAKQTNKMGSQSQEQTSIPERGPMKRCDHNISPESFHTIMRREEENPQTWKKEKQEYKQERESEQKEEQHVQKEIEEKEVLIQPDTLENIVCLHTDAIITPGSTKSPVNHRYCEEQQSTQNIKKDLLLNLQSLDSFDQLSESVPGS